One window of Plasmodium berghei ANKA genome assembly, chromosome: 5 genomic DNA carries:
- a CDS encoding adenosine deaminase, putative, whose amino-acid sequence MEIPNEEIKFLKKEDIKNINLNGMNKKERYEIWKKIPKVELHCHLDLTFSGKFFLKWVRKYNLQPNMTDDQVLDHYLFTKEGKSLAEFIRKAISVSDIYRDYDILEDLAKWAVIEKYKEGVVLMEFRYSPTFVSSSHGLDIELIHKAFVKGIKNATEMLNNKIYVALICISDTGHSAASIKHSGDFAIKHKHDFVGFDHGGREIDLKDHKDVYHSVRNHGLHLTVHAGEDATLPNLNTLYTAINILNVERIGHGIRVSESEELIELVKKNNILLEVCPISNLLLNNVKSMDTHPIRKLFDAGVKVSVNSDDPGMFLTDINDNYEKLYIHLNFTLEEFMTMNNWALEKSFVNDDIKSKLKTMYF is encoded by the coding sequence ATGGAAATCCcaaatgaagaaataaaattcctTAAAAAGGAAgatatcaaaaatataaatttaaatggaatgaataaaaaagaaagatatgaaatatggaaaaaaattccAAAAGTTGAATTACATTGTCATTTAGATTTAACTTTTTCTGGaaaattttttctaaaatgggttcgaaaatataatttacaaCCTAATATGACAGATGATCAAGTACTtgatcattatttatttacaaaagAAGGAAAATCGTTAGCAGAATTTATTAGAAAAGCAATAAGTGTGTCTGATATTTATAGAGATTATGATATTTTAGAGGATTTAGCTAAATGGGCAgttattgaaaaatataaagaaggTGTTGTTTTGATGGAATTTCGATATTCACCAACATTCGTTTCATCATCACATGGATTAGATATAGAATTAATTCATAAAGCATTTGTAAAAggtataaaaaatgctaCAGAAatgttaaataataaaatatatgttgcATTAATATGTATTAGTGATACAGGGCATTCGGCTGCAAGTATTAAACATTCTGGAGATTTTGCAATTAAACATAAACATGATTTTGTTGGATTTGATCATGGTGGACGTGAAATAGATTTAAAGGATCATAAAGATGTATATCATTCAGTTAGGAATCATGGTTTACATCTAACTGTACATGCAGGTGAAGATGCAACTTTACCAAATTTAAATACTTTATATACTgctataaatattttaaatgttGAAAGAATTGGCCATGGTATAAGGGTTTCAGAATCAGAAGAATTAATTGAAttagttaaaaaaaataatattttattagaaGTATGTCCTATATCAAatcttttattaaataatgttaAATCTATGGATACACATCCAATTAGAAAACTATTTGATGCTGGTGTTAAAGTGTCTGTTAATTCAGATGACCCTGGAATGTTTTTAACagatataaatgataattatgagaagttatatattcatcTAAATTTTACATTAGAAGAATTCATGACTATGAATAATTGGGCTCTTGAAAAATCTTTTGTTAATGATGATATTAAAAGCAAACTTAAAACTATGTACTTTTAA
- a CDS encoding heptatricopeptide repeat and RAP domain-containing protein, putative translates to MGLLRPRERVIVNAIRRESRIKYKAKRMHKRFRSWAQQRVREYWLPMNVCLTSQVNLMDGQYISACVQKAATLRKHDYALWKGYSERILEICNTLTPQQIGYIFYGMGKSGFLNMPFYNIFLNNVENCLENFYSHPLMCVAWALNRLQIRKEEFLKKLCKCVINKFDEIRIKDLIKINTSIAKLGIDDKNYKTFINKNIINKLETIFAQDFRNVINDVTLINLYDDEVKKYILTRFSNMFICARPQHYKSAYKSAVSIRVLYPHVWDSLTNKVKSFYVRLSMRRIPEIPRTPSAFQWEVSDCLAKLGIGHRNTFLWGCYFIDIGETNEKRNCWFVDGPSSFYTATNQYTESVKLQHRILYDLGWNIRRIVWIDWLNMGNDICQKIEFIKKKRNNEPLGKNLIHTPVIHPDEIASKLKELKLYKSNKEMEKYKNKERIELNM, encoded by the coding sequence ATGGGGCTTCTGAGACCAAGAGAACGTGTTATTGTAAATGCTATAAGGAGGGAAAgtagaataaaatataaagcgAAACGTATGCATAAGCGCTTTCGTTCATGGGCACAACAAAGAGTTAGAGAATATTGGCTACCTATGAATGTTTGCTTAACAAGTCAGGTAAATTTAATGGATGGGCAATATATCTCAGCTTGTGTGCAAAAAGCAGCAACGCTAAGAAAGCATGATTATGCATTGTGGAAAGGATATAGTGAACGCATATTAGAAATTTGTAATACATTAACACCACAACAAATaggttatatattttatggaaTGGGTAAAAGTggatttttaaatatgcctttttataatatatttttaaataatgtagaaaattgtttagaaaatttttatagcCATCCATTAATGTGTGTAGCATGGGCATTAAATAGATTGCAAATAAGAAAAGaagaatttttaaaaaagttgTGTAAATgtgttataaataaatttgatgAAATTCGAATAAAagatttaattaaaataaatacttCAATAGCTAAACTAGGAattgatgataaaaattataaaacttttataaacaaaaatataatcaatAAATTAGAAACGATTTTTGCACAAGATTTTAGAAATGTTATAAATGATGTTacattaattaatttatatgatgatgaagtaaaaaaatatatattaacacGATTTagtaatatgtttatatgtGCAAGGCCACAGCATTATAAAAGTGCATATAAATCTGCAGTATCTATAAGAGTATTATATCCACATGTATGGGATTCGTTAACAAATAAAGTAAAAAGTTTTTATGTTAGATTAAGTATGAGAAGGATTCCTGAAATTCCTAGAACACCATCAGCATTTCAATGGGAAGTATCTGATTGTTTAGCAAAACTCGGGATTGGGCATagaaatacatttttatggGGTTGTTATTTTATCGATATTGGAgaaacaaatgaaaaaagaaattgtTGGTTTGTTGATGGCCCTTCATCTTTTTACACAGCAACAAATCAATATACAGAATCTGTCAAATTACAACATCgaattttatatgatttaGGATGGAATATTAGAAGAATCGTTTGGATTGATTGGCTAAACATGGGAAATGATATTTGTCAAAAAATcgaatttataaaaaagaaaagaaataatGAACCATTAggaaaaaatttaatacaCACTCCAGTTATACATCCCGATGAAATTGCCTCAAAATTGAAGgaattaaaattgtataaaagcaataaagaaatggaaaaatataaaaacaaagaaaGAATAGAACTGAATATGTAA
- a CDS encoding transcription elongation factor SPT4, putative has translation MATPKGRKKTDMKKIDEPFVEHGDSVKKSRNPGQDDKALKLRACLSCRLLRTEAEFYQNGCSNCKFLQMTGDRHRIQDCTTENFSGFIAITTPTKSWIAQYNDLSKYNPGFYALQVVGELPESIRDLKSSY, from the exons atgGCAACTCCAAAAG gaaggaaaaaaacagacatgaaaaaaattgatgaGCCATTCGTAGAACATGg AGATTCAGTTAAAAAATCGAGGAATCCTGGACAAGATGATAAGGCTTTAAAGCTGCGGGCATGTTTATCTTGTCGTTTATTACGAACTGAAGCCGAA ttttaCCAAAACGGATGTAGTAATTGTAAATTTTTGCAAATGACTGGGGACAGACATAGAATACAAGATTGCACAACAGAAAATTTTAGTGGATTTATAGCAATAACTACTCCTACTAAATCTTGGATAGCTCAATATAATGACCTTAGCAAATATAATCCAGGCTTTTATGCTTTACAGGTTGTAGGAGAATTACCTGAATCGATAAGAGACTTAAAATCAAGCTattaa
- a CDS encoding LEM3/CDC50 family protein, putative, with protein MGNIDENNDSLIFVNYTVCEEVYKTYMKQRKCVNVAVHGKAINDEVGNENDNGKNQKKNVKKLVSFHNDQITKKNEYLSQNEKNNTVIKIPTLKYQKTDNIIKRRKTYFYNNDKYNKLMNEFKQQELKRIKSFHYIYKWQISIIILFFLSITFFLIGIYIYYESEQVVEVTIEYDSETKYKIFEIKKEMKQPIYIHYKISNFYYNYKHFLIDESHSTYDGKRCKHIKTLEDLYKFRCINGKQTLPELTQNLKIKNKSKIKNSIVGNENDDSQILDEEKCDINILTEKEKKQNIFPCGLVSASIFNDKISLSVKNKNLEINKFPIINYYDLFFYLKKHKKNSEKYQMWLNTFSHEYKNWFAPPMTSSFIKPYGIIKEDLKPGNDYKIIFTQNTWPEQAWKSKKYFQLTTLRPIGNATFELAYAFFLLSFIYFIILIVIFILAKLNFCKLGKTFDYCKMIINNKESKLHPKYQIAYSKKKFYSIKNSYSLRNDKLLTKIDSSENCINHKNIHKNVCICPLH; from the coding sequence atgGGAAATATTGACGAAAATAACGATTCTTTGATATTTGTTAACTATACTGTATGTGAAGAAGTTTATAAAACCTATATGAAGCAGAGGAAATGTGTTAATGTAGCAGTGCATGGAAAAGCAATAAATGATGAAGTGGGTAACGAAAATGATAACggaaaaaatcaaaaaaaaaatgtgaaaaaacTAGTTTCTTTTCATAATGAtcaaattacaaaaaaaaatgaatatttaagtcaaaatgaaaaaaataatactgtaataaaaataccaactttaaaatatcaaaaaacagataatataattaaaaggaggaaaacttatttttataacaatgataaatataataaattaatgaatGAGTTTAAACAACAGGAACTTAAAAGAATCAAATCATTTcactatatttataaatggcaaatttcaataattatattattctttttatctataactttttttttaattgggatatatatctattatGAATCTGAACAAGTTGTAGAAGTAACAATTGAATATGATTCTGAAactaaatataaaatatttgaaataaaaaaagaaatgaaacaaccaatttatatacattataaaatatcaaatttttattataattacaaACACTTTTTAATAGATGAATCACATTCAACTTATGATGGAAAACGATGTAAACATATTAAAACTTTAGAAGACCTTTACAAGTTTAGATGTATAAATGGAAAACAAACACTTCCAGAACTAActcaaaatttaaaaataaaaaataaatcgaaaataaaaaatagtattgTAGGcaatgaaaatgatgattCTCAAATTTTGGATGAAGAAAAAtgtgatataaatatattaacagaaaaagaaaaaaaacaaaacataTTTCCATGTGGATTAGTATCTGCATCTAtatttaatgataaaataagtttatcagttaaaaataaaaatttggaaattaataaattccctattattaattattatgatttatttttttatttaaaaaaacataaaaaaaattcagaGAAATATCAAATGTGGTTAAATACCTTTTCccatgaatataaaaactgGTTTGCCCCCCCAATGACATCATCTTTTATTAAACCTTATGGAATTATTAAAGAAGATTTAAAACCAGGAAatgattataaaattatatttactcAAAATACATGGCCAGAGCAAGCATggaaatcaaaaaaatattttcaattaacTACTTTAAGGCCCATTGGGAATGCAACATTTGAACTTGCTTATGcattctttttattatcttttatttattttattattcttatagtaatatttatattagcGAAATTGAATTTCTGTAAATTAGGTAAAACTTTTGATTATTGtaaaatgataattaaCAATAAAGAAAGTAAATTACATCCAAAATATCAGATAGCAtattccaaaaaaaaattttactctattaaaaatagttaTTCTTTACGAAACGATAAGTTATTAACTAAGATAGATAGTTCTGAAAATTGTAttaatcataaaaatattcataaaaacgTATGTATTTGTCCATTACATTAA